One Streptomyces sp. NBC_01237 genomic region harbors:
- a CDS encoding metallophosphoesterase, translating into MRARYGVPLKVTAVGAAVGAAGLAYAAGFEARSFRLRRVTVPVLPHGARPLRVLQVSDIHMVSGQRKKRAWLQSLAGLRPDFVVNTGDNLSDPEAVPELLDALGPLMEFPGVYVFGSNDYYGPKLRNPARYLLEKAHGKHGLNGNAPAVGVVHNPWEPMRDTFDEAGWLGLSNTRGRLKADGLEIAFTGLDDPHIKRDRYAEVSGGPETGADLSIGVVHAPYLRSLDAFTADGYPLILAGHTHGGQICIPFYGALVTNCDLDTDRVKGLSSHTVGSRRAYLHVSAGCGANRYTPIRFACPPEVTLLTLTPRD; encoded by the coding sequence ATGCGCGCACGCTACGGAGTACCCCTGAAAGTCACGGCAGTCGGCGCAGCGGTCGGCGCTGCCGGCCTCGCCTACGCCGCCGGATTCGAGGCCCGCTCGTTCCGCCTGCGGCGGGTCACCGTCCCCGTACTCCCGCACGGGGCACGCCCGTTGCGCGTGCTCCAGGTCTCCGACATCCACATGGTGAGCGGTCAGCGCAAGAAGCGGGCCTGGCTCCAGTCGCTGGCCGGGCTGCGGCCCGACTTCGTCGTGAACACGGGCGACAACCTCTCCGACCCGGAGGCGGTACCGGAGCTGCTCGACGCGCTCGGTCCGCTGATGGAGTTCCCCGGGGTGTACGTCTTCGGCTCCAACGACTACTACGGCCCCAAGCTGCGCAACCCGGCCCGCTACCTCCTGGAGAAGGCCCACGGCAAGCACGGCCTGAACGGGAACGCCCCGGCGGTCGGAGTGGTCCACAACCCGTGGGAGCCGATGCGCGACACGTTCGACGAGGCGGGCTGGCTGGGCCTGTCCAACACCCGCGGCCGGCTCAAGGCCGACGGCCTGGAGATCGCGTTCACCGGGCTGGACGACCCGCACATCAAGCGGGACCGTTACGCGGAGGTCTCCGGCGGCCCCGAGACGGGCGCCGACCTCTCCATCGGCGTGGTCCACGCCCCCTACCTGCGCTCCCTGGACGCCTTCACGGCCGACGGATACCCGCTCATCCTGGCGGGACACACACACGGCGGCCAGATCTGCATCCCGTTCTACGGGGCACTCGTCACCAACTGCGACCTCGACACCGACCGGGTCAAGGGCCTCTCCAGCCACACGGTGGGCTCCCGGCGCGCCTACCTCCACGTCTCCGCGGGCTGCGGCGCCAACCGCTACACCCCGATCCGCTTCGCCTGCCCGCCCGAGGTGACCCTGCTCACGCTGACGCCCCGCGACTGA
- a CDS encoding S9 family peptidase — translation MSDTQNASSTPEWEQRFRAPRVSLPDWAEDAPERSLFVSNATGTYELYAWDRSSGEQRQATDRPNGTTDGVLTPDGRTIWWFSDTDGDEFGVWMRQPFAGGADEPAAPGLEPSYPAGLAIGRDGTSVIGRSTDEDGTTIHLVRPQEEPAEIYRHRESAGVGDLSHDGTLIALEHTEHGDAMHSALRVVRPDGSTVAELDDTEGGTKELGLAVLGFAPVAGDSRLLVGHQRRGRWEPMIWDPVAGTETALPVELPGDVGAEWYPDGSALLIEHSFEARSELWRYEPGAEEPVRVLTPAGTVSGATARPDGTVEYLWSSAAQPPVVRSTAGSVVLDPPGAKAPASVPVQDAWVEGPGGRIHALVQRPATGDGPFPTIFEIHGGPTWHDSDAFASGPAAWVDHGFAVVRVNYRGSTGYGRAWTDALKHRVGLIELEDIAAVRDWSVKSGLADPQRLVLAGGSWGGYLTLLGLGTQPESWALGLAAVPVADYVTAYHDEMEALKAMDRTLLGGTPEEVPERFAASSPLTYVDAVRAPVYISAGVNDPRCPIRQVENYVDRLKARGAVHEVYRYDAGHGSLVVEERIKQVRLELDFALKHLAGAPDNDGG, via the coding sequence ATGAGCGATACACAGAACGCCTCGTCCACGCCGGAGTGGGAGCAGCGGTTCCGCGCACCCCGGGTTTCCCTGCCCGACTGGGCCGAGGACGCCCCTGAGCGCTCACTGTTCGTCTCCAATGCCACGGGGACGTATGAGCTGTACGCCTGGGACCGGTCCAGCGGGGAACAGCGCCAGGCGACCGACCGGCCCAACGGGACGACCGACGGTGTGCTGACCCCGGACGGTCGGACCATCTGGTGGTTCAGCGACACCGATGGCGACGAGTTCGGTGTGTGGATGCGGCAGCCCTTCGCCGGTGGCGCCGACGAGCCGGCGGCTCCCGGTCTGGAGCCCTCGTACCCTGCGGGCCTCGCCATCGGGCGCGACGGGACCTCGGTGATCGGCCGCTCCACCGACGAGGACGGCACGACGATCCATCTCGTACGCCCGCAGGAGGAGCCCGCCGAGATCTACCGGCACCGGGAGTCCGCCGGGGTCGGGGATCTCTCCCACGACGGCACGCTGATCGCCCTGGAGCACACGGAGCACGGCGACGCGATGCACTCCGCGCTGCGCGTCGTGCGCCCGGACGGTTCCACGGTCGCCGAGCTGGACGACACCGAGGGCGGCACCAAGGAGCTGGGCCTCGCGGTGCTGGGCTTCGCGCCCGTGGCCGGTGACTCCCGGCTGCTCGTCGGGCATCAGCGCCGGGGCCGCTGGGAGCCGATGATCTGGGACCCGGTCGCGGGCACCGAGACCGCCCTGCCCGTCGAACTGCCCGGTGACGTGGGCGCCGAGTGGTATCCGGACGGCTCCGCGCTGCTGATCGAGCACAGCTTCGAGGCCCGCAGCGAGTTGTGGCGGTACGAGCCGGGTGCGGAGGAGCCGGTCCGGGTCCTGACCCCCGCCGGTACGGTCTCGGGTGCCACGGCCCGCCCTGACGGCACCGTGGAGTACCTCTGGTCGTCGGCCGCGCAGCCGCCCGTCGTCCGTTCCACGGCCGGTTCCGTGGTGCTCGACCCGCCCGGCGCCAAGGCCCCGGCGTCGGTACCGGTCCAGGACGCGTGGGTGGAGGGTCCCGGCGGCCGCATCCACGCCCTCGTGCAGCGGCCCGCGACCGGTGACGGCCCGTTCCCCACCATCTTCGAGATCCACGGCGGGCCGACCTGGCACGACAGCGACGCCTTCGCCTCCGGTCCGGCCGCCTGGGTGGATCACGGTTTCGCGGTCGTACGGGTCAACTACCGCGGTTCGACCGGCTATGGCCGCGCCTGGACGGACGCGCTCAAGCACCGCGTCGGCCTGATCGAGCTGGAGGACATCGCGGCGGTACGGGACTGGTCGGTGAAGTCCGGGCTCGCGGACCCGCAGCGGCTGGTCCTGGCCGGTGGCTCGTGGGGCGGCTATCTGACCCTGCTCGGCCTCGGCACGCAGCCCGAGTCGTGGGCCCTCGGCCTGGCCGCCGTGCCGGTCGCCGACTACGTCACGGCCTACCACGACGAGATGGAGGCCCTGAAGGCGATGGACCGCACGCTGCTCGGCGGCACCCCCGAGGAGGTGCCCGAGCGGTTCGCGGCCTCGTCGCCGCTGACGTACGTCGACGCGGTGCGCGCACCCGTCTACATCTCGGCGGGCGTCAACGATCCGCGCTGCCCCATTCGTCAGGTGGAGAACTACGTGGACCGCCTGAAGGCGCGCGGCGCGGTGCACGAGGTGTACCGGTACGACGCCGGGCACGGCTCCCTCGTGGTGGAGGAACGGATCAAACAGGTCCGGCTGGAGCTCGACTTCGCCCTGAAGCACCTGGCGGGCGCCCCCGACAACGACGGCGGCTGA
- a CDS encoding SURF1 family protein, translated as MYRFLLTPRWWGINLFVVLAIPFCVFMGTWQLGRFEDRVQSHEEAEKQPDPSTRAAKPLDTLLPVDKVTSGRPAVASGTYADQFLVPGRELDDRNGFYVLNLLRTDSGKALPVVRGWLPGSAGSAAVPAAPKGEVTVTGDLQASENMNSDGVHSEGGLPDGQVGIISAASLVNLVPYDVYDAWVTLPEAEAGGTGGAMKPVPAAAPQGSGLDLKAFQNLGYTGEWFVFAGFVLFMWFRLVRREAEAARDIELGLVPDAD; from the coding sequence GTGTACCGGTTCCTGCTGACCCCGCGATGGTGGGGGATCAACCTCTTCGTCGTGCTGGCCATCCCGTTCTGCGTGTTCATGGGCACCTGGCAGCTCGGCCGTTTCGAGGACCGCGTGCAGTCGCACGAGGAGGCCGAGAAGCAGCCCGATCCGAGTACGCGGGCGGCCAAGCCGCTCGACACGCTGCTGCCCGTCGACAAGGTGACGTCCGGCCGTCCGGCCGTCGCGTCCGGCACGTACGCCGACCAGTTCCTGGTTCCCGGCCGCGAGTTGGACGACCGCAACGGCTTCTACGTCCTGAACCTGCTGCGTACCGACAGCGGCAAGGCCCTGCCGGTCGTCCGCGGCTGGCTGCCCGGCAGCGCGGGGAGCGCCGCGGTTCCCGCCGCGCCGAAGGGCGAGGTCACCGTGACCGGGGACCTCCAGGCCTCCGAGAACATGAACAGCGACGGCGTCCACTCCGAGGGCGGGCTCCCCGACGGCCAGGTGGGCATCATCAGCGCCGCGTCCCTGGTGAACCTCGTCCCGTACGACGTGTACGACGCCTGGGTGACCCTCCCCGAGGCCGAGGCCGGGGGTACGGGCGGCGCGATGAAGCCGGTCCCGGCCGCCGCGCCGCAGGGCAGCGGACTCGACCTGAAGGCGTTCCAGAACCTCGGCTACACCGGCGAGTGGTTCGTCTTCGCCGGCTTCGTGCTCTTCATGTGGTTCCGGCTCGTCCGGCGCGAGGCCGAGGCCGCCCGTGACATAGAGCTGGGTCTCGTCCCCGACGCCGACTGA
- a CDS encoding GatB/YqeY domain-containing protein, which produces MTTLKSKLKEDLHTAMKARDELTSSTLRLTLTAITKEEVSGKTARELSDDEVQKVIAKEAKKRREAAEAFAQGGRAEQAEREKAEGELLDGYLPKQLSDDELNAIVGSAVEEAKAAGAEGPRAMGAVMKIVNPKVAGLAEGGRVAAAVKKLLAG; this is translated from the coding sequence ATGACCACGCTCAAGTCCAAGCTCAAGGAAGACCTCCACACGGCCATGAAGGCGCGCGACGAGCTGACCTCGTCCACCCTTCGGCTCACCCTCACCGCGATCACCAAGGAAGAGGTCAGCGGCAAGACGGCGCGCGAACTCTCCGACGACGAGGTGCAGAAGGTGATCGCCAAGGAGGCGAAGAAGCGCCGCGAGGCGGCCGAGGCCTTCGCCCAGGGCGGCCGTGCCGAGCAGGCGGAGCGGGAGAAGGCGGAGGGCGAGCTGCTCGACGGCTACCTGCCCAAGCAGCTCTCCGACGACGAGCTGAACGCGATCGTCGGATCCGCCGTCGAGGAGGCGAAGGCCGCCGGGGCCGAGGGGCCGCGCGCGATGGGCGCCGTCATGAAGATCGTGAACCCGAAGGTGGCCGGGCTCGCCGAGGGTGGCCGGGTGGCCGCCGCGGTGAAGAAGCTCCTCGCGGGCTGA
- a CDS encoding class I SAM-dependent methyltransferase, which translates to MYSPTPDDWHDANRARWDERVAIHAASDFYELDAFREGKDALRAFEVAEVGDVTGRTLLHLQCHIGLDTLSWARHGAEHVVGLDFSEPAVETARGLARSLGLGPDRAAFVAADVYDAREAVPDPSYDIVYTGVGALNWLPDIGRWAETAASLVAPGGFLYLAEFHPLTDTLDDSTGSTITYDYFSREAWVDETPGTYADFDAPTVHNRSVEWQHPVGEVVSALAAAGLRIEFLHEHDVSLFARFGSLERHEDGHYRFPADRPRIPLMYSIKASRQVNA; encoded by the coding sequence ATGTACTCACCGACTCCGGACGACTGGCACGACGCCAACCGCGCCCGCTGGGACGAGCGCGTGGCGATCCACGCGGCGAGCGACTTCTACGAACTGGATGCCTTCCGGGAGGGCAAGGACGCCCTGCGCGCGTTCGAGGTCGCGGAGGTCGGTGACGTCACCGGCAGGACCCTGCTGCACCTCCAGTGCCACATCGGGCTCGACACCCTGTCCTGGGCCCGGCACGGCGCCGAGCATGTCGTCGGTCTGGACTTCTCCGAGCCCGCCGTCGAGACGGCCCGCGGCCTCGCCAGGTCGCTGGGACTCGGCCCGGACCGGGCGGCATTCGTCGCCGCCGATGTGTACGACGCGCGGGAAGCCGTCCCCGACCCCTCGTACGACATCGTCTATACGGGCGTCGGTGCGCTGAACTGGCTTCCCGACATCGGGCGTTGGGCGGAGACGGCGGCCTCGCTCGTCGCACCCGGCGGATTCCTCTACCTCGCCGAGTTCCATCCGCTGACCGACACGCTGGACGACTCGACCGGGTCGACGATCACCTACGACTACTTCAGCCGCGAGGCGTGGGTGGACGAGACGCCGGGGACGTACGCCGACTTCGACGCCCCGACCGTCCACAACCGCAGTGTCGAGTGGCAGCACCCGGTGGGCGAGGTGGTCTCGGCGCTCGCGGCGGCCGGGCTGCGGATCGAGTTCCTGCACGAGCACGACGTCTCGCTGTTCGCCCGCTTCGGCTCGCTGGAGCGGCACGAGGACGGCCACTACCGCTTCCCGGCGGACCGGCCCCGCATCCCGCTGATGTACTCGATCAAGGCATCGCGCCAGGTCAACGCCTGA
- a CDS encoding MFS transporter produces the protein MTVGKSNSLPSAPPTSPVPASGPAPAPAPAPVSSRAAVWIISAGVFVVNLDLFIVNVAVPALDDSFGGSSLASLSWVLNAYAIVFAALLVVAGRLADRYGHRRGFLLGLAVFTVASALCALAPDVGWLVAARILQAAGAAALMPTSLALLLANTPAERRPRAIRSWAAIGGIAAGLGPVVGGLLVEADWRWVFLVNVPVGVVGLLAGARLLPDARPDREGRLPDLVGAALLTLAIGALAFGLVKADAWGWGSPGVLVPLLAAVGLTAAFVLRSARHPAPIVELPLLRTPAFAAATLAALLFTVAFAAMLLTSVLWCQQVWGYSAIRTGLAIAPGPLVVPLLAVASGPVVRRIGAGRTAALGCLLFGAGLAWWAVQLGTDPSYATGFLPGMVVTGIGVGLALPTLVGAAAAALPPTRFATGSAVTTMARQTGSVLGVALMVTLLGAPAAPDAVLEAFRHGWWAAAATAVLAAAAALALPRPTAAPSGP, from the coding sequence ATGACAGTTGGAAAATCAAACTCACTCCCATCCGCCCCACCCACGAGCCCAGTCCCCGCTTCAGGCCCCGCTCCAGCCCCAGCCCCGGCCCCGGTCTCGTCGCGCGCCGCCGTCTGGATCATTTCGGCCGGTGTCTTCGTCGTGAACCTCGATCTGTTCATCGTCAACGTCGCCGTGCCCGCGCTGGACGATTCCTTCGGCGGCAGTTCTCTCGCTTCGTTGTCCTGGGTGCTCAACGCGTACGCGATCGTCTTCGCCGCGCTGCTCGTCGTCGCGGGACGGCTCGCCGACCGCTACGGCCACCGGCGCGGGTTCCTGCTGGGCCTGGCGGTCTTCACCGTCGCCTCCGCGCTCTGCGCCCTCGCCCCGGATGTCGGCTGGCTGGTCGCGGCCCGGATCCTTCAGGCCGCCGGGGCCGCGGCCCTGATGCCGACCTCGCTCGCGCTGCTGCTCGCCAACACCCCTGCGGAACGCCGCCCGCGGGCCATCCGCAGCTGGGCCGCGATCGGCGGGATAGCCGCGGGACTCGGCCCGGTCGTCGGCGGCCTGCTGGTGGAGGCCGACTGGCGCTGGGTGTTCCTGGTCAACGTCCCGGTGGGAGTGGTCGGTCTGCTGGCCGGGGCCCGGCTGCTGCCCGACGCCCGCCCGGACCGCGAGGGCCGCCTGCCGGACCTGGTGGGCGCCGCGCTGCTGACCCTCGCGATCGGGGCCCTGGCCTTCGGGCTGGTCAAGGCCGATGCCTGGGGCTGGGGTTCGCCCGGGGTCCTCGTTCCGCTCCTGGCGGCGGTCGGCCTCACGGCGGCCTTCGTCCTGCGCTCGGCCCGGCATCCGGCACCGATCGTCGAGCTGCCGCTGCTGCGTACGCCGGCCTTCGCGGCGGCCACGCTGGCGGCCCTGCTCTTCACGGTGGCGTTCGCGGCGATGCTGCTCACCTCGGTGCTCTGGTGCCAGCAGGTGTGGGGGTACTCGGCGATCCGTACCGGGCTGGCGATCGCTCCGGGCCCGCTGGTCGTGCCGCTGCTGGCGGTCGCCTCCGGCCCGGTGGTCCGCCGTATCGGGGCCGGGCGCACGGCCGCGCTCGGGTGCCTGCTGTTCGGCGCGGGCCTGGCCTGGTGGGCCGTCCAGCTCGGTACGGACCCGAGTTACGCCACCGGGTTCCTGCCCGGCATGGTCGTCACCGGTATCGGCGTCGGCCTCGCCCTGCCCACTCTGGTCGGCGCGGCGGCCGCGGCCCTGCCGCCCACCCGCTTCGCGACCGGCTCGGCCGTCACGACGATGGCGCGCCAGACCGGTTCGGTGCTCGGCGTCGCCCTGATGGTCACGCTGCTCGGTGCCCCCGCCGCCCCCGACGCGGTACTGGAGGCGTTCCGGCACGGCTGGTGGGCTGCCGCCGCCACTGCCGTACTGGCTGCCGCGGCCGCTCTCGCACTGCCCCGTCCGACGGCTGCGCCGAGCGGGCCCTGA
- a CDS encoding aspartate-semialdehyde dehydrogenase: MTARRPSLAVVGATGAIGGVMLQILSQHADVWGEVKLIASPRSAGRKLVVRGEETEVLALGEDVFDGVDVALFLVPDEVSARWGPIAASKGVVVIDDSAAFRLDDDVPLVVPEINPHAVRLRSRGIVASPNCTTLSLIVAVGALHAEFGLRELIVSSYQAVSGVGRDGVAALREELSLVAGTELGTHPGDVRRALGDREKSPFAAPVALNVVPWAGTDAGDGWSSEELAIREECRKVLDLPDLKVTATCVYVPVVATHSMSVHAHFENEVAVDRAHEILATAPGVVLFDSPASGDFPTPSDVVGTDPTWVGRVRRSMDDPRALEMFVCGDNLRKGAALNVAQIAESVAAEFPRA; the protein is encoded by the coding sequence ATGACCGCCCGCCGCCCTTCGCTCGCGGTCGTCGGCGCGACCGGGGCGATCGGTGGCGTCATGCTCCAGATCCTTTCGCAGCACGCGGATGTCTGGGGCGAGGTGAAACTGATCGCCTCGCCGCGTTCGGCCGGCCGCAAGCTGGTCGTACGCGGTGAGGAGACCGAGGTCCTCGCGCTCGGCGAGGACGTGTTCGACGGGGTCGACGTGGCCCTGTTCCTGGTGCCGGACGAGGTGTCCGCGCGATGGGGACCGATCGCCGCGTCCAAGGGCGTCGTGGTCATCGACGACTCGGCGGCCTTCCGGCTCGACGACGACGTACCGCTGGTCGTCCCCGAGATCAACCCGCACGCCGTACGGCTCCGGTCGCGCGGAATCGTCGCCTCCCCGAACTGCACCACGCTGTCACTGATCGTCGCGGTCGGTGCGCTGCACGCCGAGTTCGGGCTGCGGGAACTGATCGTCTCCTCCTACCAGGCGGTGAGCGGCGTGGGCCGGGACGGTGTCGCGGCCCTGCGCGAGGAACTGTCCCTGGTGGCCGGTACGGAGCTGGGCACGCACCCCGGTGACGTACGGCGGGCCCTCGGCGACCGCGAGAAGAGCCCCTTCGCCGCACCCGTGGCCCTGAACGTCGTGCCGTGGGCCGGTACCGACGCCGGGGACGGCTGGTCGTCCGAGGAACTGGCGATCCGCGAGGAGTGCCGCAAGGTCCTGGACCTGCCTGACCTGAAGGTCACGGCGACCTGTGTGTACGTCCCCGTCGTCGCGACGCACTCGATGTCCGTCCACGCGCACTTCGAGAACGAGGTAGCCGTCGACCGGGCGCACGAGATCCTGGCGACCGCGCCCGGAGTGGTGCTGTTCGACAGCCCGGCGTCCGGCGACTTCCCCACACCGTCCGACGTCGTGGGCACCGACCCGACGTGGGTCGGACGGGTCCGGCGCTCGATGGACGATCCACGGGCATTGGAAATGTTCGTTTGTGGTGACAATCTCCGAAAAGGTGCGGCTTTGAACGTCGCCCAGATCGCCGAATCCGTGGCTGCCGAATTCCCCCGAGCCTGA
- a CDS encoding SGNH/GDSL hydrolase family protein → MSVRRIWASVSTLALAAVAALGVAGPASAADSAAAGGYVALGDSYSSGVGAGSYLSDSGDCRRSTNAYPYLWAAANSPASFDFVACSGATTGSVASTQLGVLSSSTTLVSVTAGGNDVGFADVMQDCVLSSEATCVSSVNTAISQIQNSLPSSLDSLYSGIRARAPQAQVVVLGYPRFYKLSGSCIAGLTETERSAINNASDVLNGVLAKRAADAGFTFSGVADEFTGHELCSGDAWLHSVTLPVYNSYHPKAAGQSGGYLPAFRSAV, encoded by the coding sequence ATGTCAGTACGAAGAATTTGGGCATCCGTATCCACTCTGGCCCTCGCGGCCGTTGCCGCCCTTGGCGTTGCCGGGCCGGCCTCGGCCGCCGACTCGGCCGCCGCGGGCGGTTATGTCGCGCTCGGCGACTCCTACTCCTCCGGTGTCGGCGCGGGAAGTTACCTCTCCGACAGCGGCGACTGCCGGCGCAGCACCAATGCCTACCCCTACCTCTGGGCAGCGGCGAACTCCCCCGCCTCGTTCGACTTCGTCGCCTGCTCCGGGGCGACGACCGGTTCCGTCGCCAGCACCCAGCTGGGCGTGCTGAGTTCGTCGACGACGCTGGTCAGCGTCACCGCGGGCGGCAACGACGTCGGGTTCGCCGATGTCATGCAGGACTGCGTCCTGTCCAGTGAGGCCACCTGCGTCAGCAGCGTGAACACGGCGATCTCGCAGATCCAGAACTCCCTGCCGTCGAGCCTCGATTCGCTCTACAGCGGCATCCGGGCACGGGCCCCGCAGGCCCAGGTGGTCGTGCTGGGCTACCCGCGCTTCTACAAGCTCTCGGGAAGCTGCATCGCCGGGCTCACCGAGACCGAGCGCAGTGCCATCAACAACGCGTCGGACGTGCTGAACGGCGTCCTCGCCAAGCGGGCGGCCGACGCCGGGTTCACGTTCTCCGGTGTGGCGGACGAGTTCACCGGTCATGAGCTCTGCTCCGGTGACGCCTGGCTCCACAGCGTGACGCTTCCGGTCTACAACTCGTACCACCCCAAGGCCGCGGGACAGTCGGGCGGCTATCTGCCCGCCTTCCGTTCGGCGGTCTAG
- a CDS encoding SigE family RNA polymerase sigma factor — translation MPVIAPMPAARPARLPSQREGAEETVAAGTTVDHLTETYRAHYRSLLGLAALLLDDTASCEDVVQEAFIRVHSARNRVREPEKTLAYLRQTVVNLSRSALRRRILGLKLLSKPMPDMASAEEGAYDQLERDALIKAMKGLQRRQREVLVLRYFADMTEAQVAETLGVSLGSVKAYGSRGIAALRVVMEAQA, via the coding sequence ATGCCGGTGATCGCGCCCATGCCCGCTGCGCGTCCGGCGAGGCTGCCGTCGCAGCGCGAGGGCGCTGAGGAGACGGTGGCAGCGGGGACCACGGTCGACCATCTCACCGAGACCTATCGCGCCCACTACCGTTCGCTGCTCGGCCTCGCGGCCCTGCTGCTGGACGACACCGCGTCCTGTGAAGACGTGGTGCAGGAGGCGTTCATCCGCGTGCACTCGGCGCGCAACCGGGTACGGGAACCGGAGAAGACTCTCGCGTACCTCCGCCAGACCGTCGTCAACCTCTCCCGTTCCGCCCTGCGTCGGCGCATCCTCGGGCTGAAGCTGCTCTCCAAGCCGATGCCGGACATGGCGAGCGCGGAGGAGGGCGCGTACGACCAACTGGAGCGGGACGCGCTGATCAAGGCGATGAAGGGGCTTCAGCGACGCCAGCGCGAGGTGCTGGTGCTGCGCTACTTCGCGGACATGACGGAAGCCCAGGTCGCGGAGACGCTGGGAGTGTCACTGGGTTCGGTCAAGGCGTACGGTTCCCGCGGTATCGCGGCACTGCGCGTCGTGATGGAGGCGCAGGCATGA
- a CDS encoding VOC family protein — translation MLRGIRTVMVFVEDPEAAARWWGENFDAEVELDIDGTSVYAWLDIDGVEFGFHPASPEANPHGGSTVPYWSVEDLDTERQRLLTSGCTHHRGPLAVSPGRRVCQLVDPFGTVFGLDGP, via the coding sequence GTGCTGCGCGGTATCCGTACGGTCATGGTCTTCGTGGAGGACCCAGAAGCCGCGGCACGATGGTGGGGCGAGAACTTCGACGCCGAAGTCGAGCTCGACATCGACGGCACCTCCGTCTACGCCTGGCTCGACATCGACGGCGTCGAGTTCGGCTTTCACCCCGCATCCCCCGAGGCCAACCCCCACGGCGGAAGCACCGTTCCCTACTGGTCCGTCGAAGACCTCGACACCGAACGCCAACGCCTCCTGACCAGTGGCTGCACCCACCACCGGGGCCCTCTCGCGGTGTCACCCGGCCGACGTGTCTGCCAGCTCGTGGACCCGTTCGGCACGGTCTTCGGACTCGACGGCCCCTGA
- a CDS encoding winged helix-turn-helix transcriptional regulator encodes MNASKSPGPLAVTLPGRPCSAAAALHVVGEKWALLAVREIFFGNHRFEAIARNTGAPRDRIAARLRALEQAGVVERRPYNERPPRYEYHLTASGRDLAPVIRALLDWGDRWVNEVPPVVMVHDPGNAGERERGDGEPRDGHCDGGGHADERERGEGSGPSAEGAPGDGHGRAHDLDAVWVCRTCGQEIATDTLTADVRAPGWDRAGPLPDPLPDRLPGSLPAERH; translated from the coding sequence ATGAACGCTTCGAAGAGCCCTGGACCCCTCGCCGTCACGCTGCCCGGACGGCCCTGTTCCGCTGCCGCCGCACTCCATGTGGTGGGCGAGAAATGGGCGCTGCTCGCGGTGCGCGAGATCTTCTTCGGCAACCACCGGTTCGAGGCGATCGCCCGGAACACCGGTGCGCCACGGGACCGCATCGCCGCCCGGCTGCGCGCACTGGAGCAGGCCGGCGTGGTCGAGCGTCGGCCGTACAACGAGCGGCCGCCGCGTTACGAGTACCACCTGACGGCGTCCGGCCGGGATCTCGCACCGGTGATCCGGGCGCTGCTGGACTGGGGCGACCGCTGGGTGAACGAGGTGCCGCCGGTCGTGATGGTGCACGATCCGGGGAACGCCGGCGAACGCGAGCGTGGCGACGGCGAGCCCCGCGACGGGCACTGCGACGGGGGCGGGCACGCCGACGAGCGCGAGCGTGGCGAAGGGAGCGGGCCCAGCGCCGAAGGCGCCCCCGGCGACGGGCACGGGCGCGCGCACGATCTCGATGCCGTCTGGGTCTGCCGGACCTGTGGCCAGGAGATCGCGACGGACACCCTCACCGCGGACGTCCGCGCCCCGGGCTGGGACCGCGCCGGACCGCTGCCCGACCCGCTGCCCGACCGCCTCCCCGGATCGCTCCCCGCCGAGCGGCACTGA